GTCATCGCTCGGGGTCGGataattgagacccgatccaCACTTTTCGGTCGGGATTCTTCACTATTGAGATGGGAGCGAGCTGTTCGGTCGGTTCACCCCGCTCTTCTTCTTCCCGTTGGTTtagcttgtcgaccgtcagggggcccttcgattcgtcgctttgcacagagatctgaaagcatcgtcgggcgagttgTTGGTCTCCGCACATCTCCCCGACTCTATTTTTGATCGGGAATCGAatcaggagatggtacgtcgaaacaatcgccttgagggcgtttactccgggtcttccaagtatagcgttgtaggccgagggtacttggacgaccgcaaaagtcaagtGGACTGTGCTTTATCGTGATTCGGCTCCAGCCGTCACAGGCAgggtaacttctccttccaccgcgacagcatctccagcgaagcctatcaggggtgtagagactctcttgagtcggtcggtcgacagtcgcatccgggagaaggtcaagTAAAACAGAATGtttgttgaactttcattatctacaaagattctttttacatcataattttctattattgtcgagacaacaacagcgtcatcatggagagtttggatgccccgaacatcttcttctataaaagtaattacatcgttCGGGTGcggcttcttcgtcggctcccctccagcagacgtccccgggctcagtcgtttggaaatcatattgatgaccccgaccgtgggCCGGTTAGTcgttgcttcttcagtcggctggggtcgtcggtcggcaacggattgagtcggcgggttcctccgaaaCTTGCCGAGGTATCTCCGACGTATGAGGGCCTCaatttcatccttaagttggatgcattgctcgatatTGTGACCGTGGCCtcggtggaatcgacagtacttccgtcggtcgaggccctttgccttcagaggtggaggccgtcgcaggtattcctccccttcgatttccatcaaaatctacgcacgaggagcagaaagaggagtgtaggagtcatacttggggcgtgtcggccttggactcCGCCGTCGAGACGACCTCTGGTTCCGTCGCGGAGGCgagacccgaccgtcggtcgggggcctgctaggcacggcaggtcccgacccttccttcgcttctccttcgggcccttgggctcggtcaggcaccggtcggaagctccttcgtctgcgcgcatgtacttgtacgcgcgctccagcaattcagcgtacgttcgggggagggtcttgtccagggagtaggtgaatcgggatgccctcagcccgcgcttcatggccgagatggccatgtcttcattgaggtcccgaacctcaagcgtggccgcgttgaatcgcgccacgaagtgtcagagcgtctcattttctctttgtttaagggagaaaaggctgtccgaagtTCGTGGTGGCTtctggctggtgctgaagtgggccacgaaagagtgctcgagctgtccgaaggagtggatactttccgatcgaagaccggagtaccagaccctgatagctttgcggagcgtggcggggaagccaatgcaaaaaagagcgtcggttgccccttgaatcgtcatgagagccttgtagctctccaagtggtcgactgggtcggtggagctgtcgtaaggctccacgtgtggcatcttgaaccgactggggatcggttcgtcgaggatgagtcgggagagaggctgggcggtttggaagtcgacgtcgttcgaggacttctgtccgtccacctacagctggacaagccgacggtcgattttttctaacctacgttcgtagtcgtcgattcatcggtgctgagagaccccgggggtggagtctccggaggagttcgagagagaggcggacggtgttcacggtcgcttctccttccttgctcgttccagctaGGAGGGAGATGGCTGTCGAGACCGATGGGCGTCGCAccgtggccgcccctcctcctctcggtgggagccctgtggcaggtgctcccgAAGAGGCGACAGAGACcgatgcgggcgtcggcggctgctcctggagggcatcggatgtgCCGCCGGTTGCTCGACCGGCGAGGACGGCAACCGGATCGGTCGTTGCTGAAGGttttgaccgcgtctgtcagcacggtcatctgccgcatgatcgccgtaatctgtgcctccgtggtcaccgcaggatgcggagagctaggttccgccatggaagGTGGAGGGGAGGCCTCTTTCCGGTGGGAAGAGCGTAtcgccgatccagtgaccctcgaccgctgagctcttgtctttgtcatcttggaTTCCGTGGGGGGACCTCCCTAGTGCTGTTGATAGAAGAACCCGTGagccccccttcctggcgcgccaatctgttgtggccaatcccctcgtcgcctgatcgccgggaacgagcgcctgcaaaagaagtccgcattgaccggaggtgactccggcggggaccctccgacggtcaagtcagagaggagactaggtaaCAGTAGAAAGGAATCAAAGAGCTCAACGAGAGGAGAGGGTGAGAACGAGAGCTAGAATGGGAGAGATTCAAGGGGTTCGAAAAGGACCtcctcagcactgttgccttccccaatTTATAGTAAGAGGCGGTATGGTCCTGCTGTCGGTGAtttagacaactggagagttgtcaaatcgctgggggttgtcacgtcgttgacgagctgacaggtcctaggaattaattcgtgtccttgacaggacagcacCCCAGGCACCTGGCAGGGCAACGCCCCCTGACGGTTGCACGAcatgtccttgataggactgcagcccataCCGCTCATCCGACGTCTAGAAGGGTCTGCagaggtcggacgtcggttgtCCAATCCGACGGTGAGTCGGTGGTGTCCCATCCGACAGGGAGTCGGTGATGCTAGATCGGCTTTCAGACTATCAGAGGTAGAGTCGACCGATCCGACCGATCCGCTCCGATCGGGCATGATCGGTAGTCGCTGTTGGTATTGCCCATCGTCGGacggatggagtcggtcggtccTTCCTCGTGGATGGGTTGGCATCGGGATCCATCGGAATCGGTATCGAGGATGGATCGGCATCGTGATCCATCGATGAGTCAATATTGGTAAATCGATATTAGGatcgatcggtatatcccaacaagatTTAAACTTACAAAAGGTGAACATAGGGCTAGTTAGCCATTGCCACTTCAAGTTCTTTGGTTGAGGTGCTATCATACAAGTACAGGCGTTCACGAGGTATGGATGATTGCGATTCCCAGATTTATGTATGAACATAAAAATTACATAAACAAAATTTGAGGTACACTTTTATTGGCGATACAAATGAATGACCGGATGCATGCGATTCCCAAAATTATGTATGAACGTAAAAATTACATAaacaaaatttaaagtatattttTATAGACGATGCATATGAATGATCTAAAAATATGTCCGTATTTTCTCTTAGATATAtagatatttatttataattaaaattgataaaatatgattcaaatcatcaattcgattcatGTTTGACTCGtcataaatagatttagatttaaactaAATATATTTGGATCATAAATGAAtcgatctatttaatttatttaataattaaatagaatttgaattttagatatctgatctatttaatccgtttaagctgtttaatattcagatcggattgaatcagataatccatttaacatgtttaacctatttctgacccatttaatctgacctgtttaatttatttaatccatttaagatccatttaatctgtttaaaatttatttaatctatttctgatctatttaactcgacttgtttaacctgtttaatctatttaatctgtttaatttaattcgatctatttaataaacgaattaaatagatcggattggattatctgtttaataaacagatcggattcagatttaaattttcgatctatttaataaataagtcggATTTGGATTaacgattttttgatccgatcaaTATTAatccgatccatttatgatccgatctgatccgattGTCATTCCTAATAAACTGGTTAAAATTGACAAACAAGTCAAAAGTttagggaaaagaaaaaaaaaaaaaaggctttggGTTAGGGAATCATGCAagagtttttttaaaatttaatatagatAAAGGTGGTCATATATGTGTCGATGAATAATTGGGAATATTACAGATATCTCTACCCACTTACTGTTTTTGGACCCATCAGCCTACAGAAAAGCTCTAGGCAGCTAGAGAGGGTCATATTAAACAAAGCAAGGGAATGATAATACAAAGCTGCAGATGGACGGAGGTAGCCTAGCAGTAAGTGGATGGCTTATCTCATCATTTGTACCTGGTCATAGAGTACATAGAACACTGATCTGTACCATTTTGTTGAAGGAAGCAAGTGCCTTGCACTGCAAAATTCCCTTCAACCAAAGTTTAAACAAACAGAAGGAATGGAGTTGTTCACCACATTGCCAGTGTCTCCCTAAGACACCATTGTTTGAGACCTGACATTAAGAATGTGCAGTTAAAAGCAAAGATGATATCGATTTCGTGACTATATTCTAGTGAATAACTCTTTTTGGTTGCCAGGCAAACTATTCCTCACATCCTAATTTACATGTTTGATTCTTTTGTAGCTAATGTGCTTTGCAGtttcattcaaaaatattaaaaaagaagTGCTTTGCGGTTAAAGATTCTGTTCACTTCGACCGCCGTATCGCACCCTGTTGCTTTTCATCTTCAATAACTTCAGAATATTGTCTGCTTAGGTCTTGAGACAACCTTATCATTAATCTTTTACTTGGGAGCCTTTCTATCTTTCCATAAACCAAGGCCCAGAAAAGATTAATGCCGCTTGCCTCTAACGAAAGAAAACATGTGAATATATATAGAATGAAGTTTAGGAACCCGGTCTCGGACAACTGGATATATATAGATAATGTGTTCATAGCAGCAATACCTCACAATTAAGGTCTCGGCTCCTTTCCTTGAATTGGAAGGTTTGTACACCTTGGCAGTCCTGACAGACAAAAAATGGCTCCAAATCTCAGCAAGCAAAGAACAAAACCATGTTGTCAGCTGCATGTATGTAAGCAAGAAGCCCATAGTACCTTCCATCCACCTTATCTTCATTCAAGTTCAGATACCTCATTCTTATACACAAATCTTAACACTATCAATGGCCATTGAGCAGTTAAAGCCTATTGTTTctcttcttgtattcctcaaCTTCTGCATGTATGTCATTGTGGCAGCCATTGGAGGCTGGGCCATCAACATTGCCATTGATCGAGGATTCATCATAGGTATGATACAAGTGTTATTCTGGTCTGTATTTGGATTACTTGCAAAGAGGCTTGATCAAGCTGGTTATCCAGTTGTTTAGCATGTGCTGTGTAATAATATTGCTCGAGTCTGGCAGGTCCAGAACTAGGACTCCCAGCTCATTTCCCACCAATATTCTTTCCGATTGGGAATGCAGCCACTGGGTTCTTTGTGATGTTTGCATTgatagctggagtcgtgggcgctGCTTCTGCGATCGCAGGCTCCAATCACATTCGCTTTTGGACTTATGATAGCTTGCAGCCTGCTGCATCATCTGGTATCATTGCATGGGCACTCACTCTCATTGCAATGGGGTAAGCCTGTTGGTGCACCAAAGTGCAATTAAGATATCCATTTCTATAGTGAATTTTAAGTTGGAGTTTTTACTTATTTAGTTATTCTTTTGTAATGGCAGCTTGGCTTGCAAGGAGATTAATTTAGAGGGAAGGAATACACGCCTGGTAAGGCAGAACATATCCTAGTTGCAGTTCATACATCTGTTGGATAATATATTTTCTGGTGGTTTATAATCTAGAGAGATGAATAATTCTTCTGGTCATAAAGTTAAGACTAGGGACTCTCGGATTTTGCAGAAAACAATGGAGGCTTTCTGGATCATTCTTTCAGCTACGCAGCTTGTCTACGTGCTTGCTGTTCGTGGGGCATCATCTGCGCATCCAGCAAATGGAAGGACATGAGTTTGGAGGCTAACTTGGCTGGAGAATTGttctgaaagaaaagagaaaaactctGCTGGAGAATTGAGTGCATCTTGGATTGTTTTGTTTGTGCTTTGTTCCATCGTGTTTATGTTCCTAGAGTGAGATTGCAAGAATCAGGAGGGTTCGTTCACTCTGTTTTATTGATGCGGTGTGTTTAATAAATCTTGACATATTTGATTGAGATAAATGGATGTTAGACATTATCCCCTTTGAACAGCTAAGATTAAATGCGTAGAAAaaagtcataaaaaattttaggcaTCGAAAATTCCTGCAATAAAACCAGCTTTAGCTCAGCCAGGCACTTGTGTGTTCATGGAAGAGGCCTGATTCCAAAATACCGGTGCAAGCATCCTGAAACGAGGCATATTTCTatataaaaaactaaaaaaatctcTGCTGCAATAATGTGAACTGGATGCTCCATGATATACACTTTGGCCGCATGGTCAAATTATTGCGAAGCAAAAACAACAACATTATGGCTGATGATACCATCATCCTCAATAAGAATCCTAAGAAATATATAGCTGTAAACAACGTGGGAGGGTAGTGTTACTTAAACCACACATAACAAGTTCATCATCAACATTGGACCTCAAGGCACCATTCATTAACAAGGACATTAAGATTAACAAAGACTAATTTCATAAGAGATCAATAACATGGCCAACCATTACTAAGACTCAGCCAATCTGTTGAATGGATCCTCAGTGAATAGTCAACCATGGGATCGAGGTTGCGATTCACCAGGAAGCTTTTGCCAAGATATGTTCAAAGCTATCATGCGACAATACTTTGGCGAGACGTGTCCTTTCCAATATCCATACTCTCTAGCAAGCAATATTTTTGAGCAAATGACGTTTCCAAGCAAATGGACATGTTACCCGACCCTGGGGGCATTGGCCAccattttctttataattttggtCTTTTCCGCGTTTAGGACAACCAGATAGGAAGAAAGAACATCACATTCAATCACAAGCTCTCTAGACTTAATTTAAAATGTACCATAAGCTAAGAATCCTAAACAAAGGACGAAAGCTGACGGGAAAAGTGTGTAACTTCAGGAAAGCTTAATATATGCTGTGACCAAAATACTAGCGTGTTCACGACTAAATTAGAATAGATCTGAAGAAAACAAATGAGCaattttgatttatcaaaaaaatatttttggttcCGGAATAAATCATGGACAAATTTTCCTCTTAAACCTGTATTAACCAAGAGGTAAATGGAACGTATCTACTCCCTATAATGATGCAGTATAGGTGAATAAATAAGGATTTACACAACATAAAAACCTTCAAGATAGCAAGGAAGGACCTTGGACTCTAATTGAAGAAAATAATTctatgattttattgataataatacTGAATAAATATAAAACAAGATATTTATAGCATCTGAACCTTAATATGGATAGttttgtaaaataaaaaattaaataaaaattaaaaatatgaaattgaACTAAAGACGATCTCCCAAACATAAAACAATCCTGAAATCTACTAAAACGATAGATTTTAGGTTCAAAAATTGAGATAAACGGAAAACCCATTCATAATTATAGGGTTCGAAACAAGCTTTTCATTGATAATAACTCtttttggatcaaaaattatgGCCGTTTAAAGCTTACATCTCTGTTTTGACGTTCTAGTATACTTATTTAGACTTTTGCTGCTTTCTACGATCCATCTGGCCCATGTACCCCATAGGCAGATGTTTTACATCATATAATTACAATTTTATTCACATTCTGGGGACTAATGGATAAGTTATTTATGGATGGAAAAAATATATGGAgaagatggagtttgctggttaaCTTGATCTCTTGCCATCAAATTATTATTTGCattcaaatatttttgataaCCTATTTGAGACCACATAAGTTCTCAAGGTTTGGATCCAGCAAGGAGTTTGCTAGATAAAAAATGGCACCAAGATTCGATACATACTTGCCCACCTTGCCTTAGAATATATGTTATTATTCTTAGTCTGGATTACTTTAGTCACACAGGACCGCTTGCATAGACTCCACCAAAAACGTTTACAAGTTTTCGACACCCACACGCAGATCTTGTACGGAATTGGTTAATATCATGACAATGTTGATGCCTTCAGCATAGAAACTAGTGTTTCTCTCCCAATTGTTAAATACAATatctttctaccaaaaaaaaaaatctggatcttAACTAAAATACAACGtttaccaaaaaataaataaataaataaaatacaacaaataactaaaatatttcgGATCCGGCCTCGAGATCCATCCAATTTGCATGCTGGATCtaaacttaaattttgaaaaaaaattgtccCTTATATTTGAGGAGCAACTTCATGCCGGGCTGGTGCCGTCTGCTTCATGGCCAGCTGAATGGTGCGGCTTAGCTGTTCCCG
The sequence above is a segment of the Elaeis guineensis isolate ETL-2024a chromosome 7, EG11, whole genome shotgun sequence genome. Coding sequences within it:
- the LOC105048572 gene encoding membrane protein PM19L-like, with protein sequence MAIEQLKPIVSLLVFLNFCMYVIVAAIGGWAINIAIDRGFIIGPELGLPAHFPPIFFPIGNAATGFFVMFALIAGVVGAASAIAGSNHIRFWTYDSLQPAASSGIIAWALTLIAMGLACKEINLEGRNTRLKTMEAFWIILSATQLVYVLAVRGASSAHPANGRT